Within the Actinomycetes bacterium genome, the region CCGGTGGCGGCGGCGACGTAGCCCTCGACCACGTCGTCGACCATGTGGCGGATCTGCTCGTGCAGGTCGGCGCCCTCGAGGACCTGGCGACGCTCCGCGTAGATGACGGTCCGCTGGCGGTTGAGCACCTCGTCGTACTTGAGGACGTTCTTGCGGATCTCGAAGTTCTGCGCCTCCACCTGGGTCTGCGCGGAACGGATCGCGTTGGTCACCATCCGCGACTCGATCGGCACGTCCTCGGGGATGTTGAAGCGGGTGAGGAAGGACTCGACCATCGCGGCGTTGAACAGCCGCATCAGGTCGTCGCCGAGGGAGAGGTAGAACCGGGACTCACCCGGGTCGCCCTGACGACCGGAGCGGCCGCGCAGCTGGTTGTCGATGCGCCGCGACTCGTGGCGCTCGGTGCCCAGGACGTAGAGCCCGCCGAGGCTCGTCACCTCGTCGTGCTCCGCCGTCACCCGCGTCTTGACCTGCTCGACCGCCTCGGGCCAGGCCTTCTCGTAGTCCTCGGTGGCGTCGACCGGGTCGAGGCCACGGCCGCGCAGCTCGTGGTCGGCGAGGAACTCGACGTTGCCGCCGAGCATGATGTCGGTGCCGCGGCCGGCCATGTTGGTGGCGACCGTCACGGCGCCCTTGCGGCCGGCTTCGGCGACGATCGTCGCCTCGCGCTCGTGCTGCTTCGCGTTGAGCACCTCGTGCCGGACGCCGCGCTTCTTCAGCAGGCCGGAGAGCAGCTCGGACTTCTCGACGCTGACCGTGCCGACCAGCACCGGCTGGCCCTTCTCGTGCCGCTCGGCGATGTCGTCGACGACCGCGTCGAACTTGGCGGCCTCGGTCTTGTAGACCAGGTCGGCCTGGTCCTGGCGGATCATCTCCTTGTTGGTCGGGATCGGCACGACGCCCAGCTTGTAGATCTGGGAGAACTCGGCGGCCTCGGTCATCGCCGTGCCGGTCATCCCGGAGAGCTTGTCGTAGAGGCGGAAGAAGTTCTGCAGGGTGATGGTCGCCAGCGTCTGGTTCTCCTGCTTGATCTCCACCCCCTCCTTGGCCTCGATCGCCTGGTGCATGCCCTCGTTGTAGCGACGGCCGGCCAGCATGCGGCCGGTGTGCTCGTCGACGATGAGGACCTCGCCGTTCATGACGACGTAGTCCTTGTCGTTCTTGAACAGCTCCTTGGCCTTGATCGCGTTGTTGAGGTAGCCCACGAGAGGGGTGTTGGCGGACTCGTAGAGGTTGTCGATGCCGAGGAAGTCCTCGACCCGCTCGACGCCGCGCTCGAGCACGCCGATGGTGCGCTTCTTCTCGTCGACCTCGTAGTCGACGTCGCGGGCCAGCCGCTCGACGATCCGCGCGAAGTCGGCGTACCACTTGGTGGCCTGGTCGGCCGGGCCGCTGATGATGAGCGGCGTGCGGGCCTCGTCGATCAGGATGGAGTCGACCTCGTCGACGACGGCGAAGTTGTGGCCGCGCTGCACCAGCTCGTCGCGGGTCCAGGCCATGTTGTCGCGCAGGTAGTCGAAGCCGAACTCGTTGTTGGTGCCGTAGGTGATGTCCGCGGCGTACTGCTGGCGTCGCTCCTCGGGCCGCATGTGCGCGAGGATCACGCCGACCTCGAGACCGAGGAACCGGTGCACGCGGCCCATCAGCTCGGACTGGTACTCCGCAAGGTAGTCGTTGACCGTGACGACGTGCACGCCCTTGCCCTCTAGCGCGTTGAGGTAGGACGGCAGGGTGGCCACCAGGGTCTTGCCCTCGCCGGTCTTCATCTCGGCGATGTTGCCCTGGTGCAGCGCCGCACCGCCCATCAGCTGGACGTCGAAGTGCCGCTGCCCGAGGGTCCGCCGGGCCGCCTCGCGGACGGTTGCGAACGCCTCGGGGAGGATGTCGTCGAGGCTCTGCCCGTCGGTGAGCCGCTCGCGGAACTCGTCGGTCATCGCGCGCAGCTCGGCGTCGGTCATGCCGACGAAGTCGTCCTCGATCGAGTTGACCTGCCCGGCGATGCCGGTGAGCTTGCGGAGGATCTTGCCCTCGCCGGCGCGGAGCATCTTGTCGAAGAAGGCGGGCACGCGGGGAACTCCTCGGTATGGCGGACGGCACGGCCGGCGCGCAGGCCGGGTGCGGCCGGCAGCGGCCGGCACCAAGCATCGTAGGCGCTCGTACGCCGCTAACGGCTCGACCGGCTCCCTCGTGCCCGGTTGGATGGGGCAGGTGAGCTTCCCGGGCCCCGTGACCCTGACCGACG harbors:
- the secA gene encoding preprotein translocase subunit SecA; amino-acid sequence: MLRAGEGKILRKLTGIAGQVNSIEDDFVGMTDAELRAMTDEFRERLTDGQSLDDILPEAFATVREAARRTLGQRHFDVQLMGGAALHQGNIAEMKTGEGKTLVATLPSYLNALEGKGVHVVTVNDYLAEYQSELMGRVHRFLGLEVGVILAHMRPEERRQQYAADITYGTNNEFGFDYLRDNMAWTRDELVQRGHNFAVVDEVDSILIDEARTPLIISGPADQATKWYADFARIVERLARDVDYEVDEKKRTIGVLERGVERVEDFLGIDNLYESANTPLVGYLNNAIKAKELFKNDKDYVVMNGEVLIVDEHTGRMLAGRRYNEGMHQAIEAKEGVEIKQENQTLATITLQNFFRLYDKLSGMTGTAMTEAAEFSQIYKLGVVPIPTNKEMIRQDQADLVYKTEAAKFDAVVDDIAERHEKGQPVLVGTVSVEKSELLSGLLKKRGVRHEVLNAKQHEREATIVAEAGRKGAVTVATNMAGRGTDIMLGGNVEFLADHELRGRGLDPVDATEDYEKAWPEAVEQVKTRVTAEHDEVTSLGGLYVLGTERHESRRIDNQLRGRSGRQGDPGESRFYLSLGDDLMRLFNAAMVESFLTRFNIPEDVPIESRMVTNAIRSAQTQVEAQNFEIRKNVLKYDEVLNRQRTVIYAERRQVLEGADLHEQIRHMVDDVVEGYVAAATGEGFAEEWDLEQLWTALKTLYPVSVTIDELEEASGGDRSGLTPEFLSEELKADAQNAYDAREETLGAEVMRELERRVVLSVLDRKWREHLYEMDYLQEGIGLRAMAQRDPLVEYQREGFNMFAAMMDAIKEESVGYVFNLEVQVEDEQAADASEGEHHAEVVAKGLDAPRRPSQLQYTAPTVDGDASAEPTPAAVVTSADDPYGDVPRNAPCPCGSGKKFKRCHGDPRNR